The following are encoded together in the Natrinema salifodinae genome:
- a CDS encoding RNA methyltransferase, with translation MSDDTPTTDRPTDRTPPAVAVVDAQSPGNVGTIARAMKNFGFEDLLLVDPPELDPDGEAYGFAGHAREDILPNAEEVSFDHLVENYHTIGCTAVTNEDDRSHIRFPYSTPADLAERLPTVEAPTALVFGRERVGLTNEELARIDEICSIPASAEYPVLNLGQAATVTLYELRTLTLEETQLPDVERVRAPEATVDRLYDQWGDLLGEINHPEEKRDKTMRMLRRVFGRADVTEREANTLLGLLRRATERPAENRSAENRSIEE, from the coding sequence ATGAGCGACGATACTCCCACCACCGACCGACCGACAGATCGAACGCCGCCAGCCGTCGCCGTCGTCGACGCCCAGTCGCCTGGCAACGTCGGCACCATCGCCCGCGCGATGAAGAACTTCGGGTTCGAGGACCTCCTGCTCGTCGATCCGCCCGAACTCGATCCCGACGGCGAGGCCTACGGCTTCGCGGGCCACGCCCGCGAGGACATTCTCCCCAACGCCGAGGAGGTCAGCTTCGATCACCTGGTCGAAAACTACCACACGATCGGCTGTACGGCCGTGACCAACGAGGACGACCGCAGCCACATCCGATTTCCCTACTCGACGCCCGCCGACCTGGCCGAGCGGCTGCCGACCGTCGAGGCTCCGACCGCGCTCGTGTTCGGCCGCGAGCGCGTCGGCCTCACGAACGAGGAACTCGCCCGAATCGACGAGATTTGCTCGATTCCCGCGAGCGCCGAGTACCCCGTGCTCAACCTCGGCCAGGCGGCCACGGTCACGCTCTACGAACTCCGGACGCTCACGCTCGAGGAGACGCAGTTGCCCGACGTCGAGCGAGTCCGCGCGCCCGAGGCGACGGTCGACCGGCTCTACGACCAGTGGGGAGACTTGCTCGGCGAGATCAACCACCCCGAGGAGAAACGGGACAAGACGATGCGGATGCTGCGACGGGTGTTCGGCCGGGCGGACGTGACCGAACGCGAGGCGAACACGCTGTTGGGGCTCCTCCGGCGCGCGACCGAGCGGCCGGCCGAGAACCGATCGGCCGAGAACCGATCGATCGAGGAGTGA